The genomic segment CAAAGgatcaacatagtttggagagacggcAGTTGGTAAACGAGCTGCACgcgccagcgagaaaaaattttccccgaagacacgtcatagtgcggggatacgatgatctgtggcaagccgacatcgtcgagatgcgtccgtatgctcgagtcaacaagggatacaattacatactcactgttatcgatgtgttgagcaagtatgcgtgggtcgtaccgctcaagagtaaaggtggaaaCGAGACGGCCGATGCGATTGCGGAGATAATTCGAGACGATGCGAGATgcccgaaaaattttcaaaccgatcaaggaaaagaattttacaatgcaaatgtacaaaacctcatgaagaaacacgatattaatcattattcgacatattcagtcatgaaagcctcgatcgtggaacgcttcaatcgtactttgaagaataaaatgtggaaaatgtttacgctcaatggaaactacaagtggatcgacgaactatcgagactcgttgaagagtacaacacgcaaaaacatcgcactatcggTATGAGACCTGTCGATGTTACTCCAGCCGTCGCGGAGAAACTTTTACATACGGTGTACAGCAACGTAAAGATTGCGGCGCcggcgaaatttaaaataggcgATTCGGTGCGcgtgagtaaattcaagactttattcgaaaaaggctacacaccaaattggaccaCCGAAGTGTTCGAAATTGTTAAGATACAGAAAACTAATCCcgcgacatatatattaaaagattcgcgcGGAAATCCCGTTGCCGGTGGATTTTACGAATACGAACTACAACGCGTTGCTAATcccgatatatatcttgtggaaaagatattgaggaagagaggggatgaagtttttgtgaaatggttgggattcgatagttcacggaattcttggattcataaaaataatgtattgtaaaaatataacaaatattatataaagtttacatatataaatatatataatattcaaatatatacactttttcttttttacaacggtattctgtaatgcccccatggtagcgtatcgatacttttaggtattatataccgtttatcatcgtgtggacttagagcaatttttttctgccgcatggtatatactttatgcatttttgatcttatagTCGATTGCTGTCGCGTCATTTCAAttccttcgttcaaacactgcATGTAATCGTCAAATGTTATCGTTTTCGCGACGACGCTATTCTTgacaccttttacctttttcgtatccttttTACCATCTATTTTtagcgcatacatttttgctctaagcccgacaaattctgtcattatcataccgttgttttcatccttcatcagacccggtacctttttattcacgagcggtataccgtacgcattgtctatcgcatagtcgctcgtgtcGAACTTGCCGATGTCGcgcttcatattctcgtacacgtcttcgcactcaatgtgatatatgagactatccgtgtcggtgtacatgactttacatttttctctatacattggaatcatgtaatcgtgatgaaattcgtacaaacacatcttggatacatcaagtatacacatacctacatagattggtttgtaaaacttcacctcgagtctacgcaattccacagcgattaaattttccgaaaaaatgctcctgctatgaaaatttggtttcgcgatcatcgcctctgcgccgtacctatcgtcccattttgttataagtttt from the Anoplolepis gracilipes chromosome 11, ASM4749672v1, whole genome shotgun sequence genome contains:
- the LOC140671162 gene encoding uncharacterized protein; its protein translation is MLKHTNIKFELLTDIDMVMFIERGIRGGLSQCSNRYAHANNKYMQSYDPLKPSSYLMYFDVNNLYGWAMCQPLPYASFQWVDNICNFDLSSIASDSPTGYILEVDLEYPQHLHDAHTDLPFCPTRDKPPDKRENKLLATLYDKKRYVIHYRNLQQCTRHGLRVTKIHRILQFAQSPWLRTYIELNTQFRTMAKNDFEKNLYKLMNNAVFGKTMENVRNRVDVKLITKWDDRYGAEAMIAKPNFHSRSIFSENLIAVELRRLEVKFYKPIYVGMCILDVSKMCLYEFHHDYMIPMYREKCKVMYTDTDSLIYHIECEDVYENMKRDIGKFDTSDYAIDNAYGIPLVNKKVPGLMKDENNGMIMTEFVGLRAKMYALKIDGKKDTKKVKGVKNSVVAKTITFDDYMQCLNEGIEMTRQQSTIRSKMHKVYTMRQKKIALSPHDDKRYIIPKSIDTLPWGHYRIPL